A window of the Bacteroides thetaiotaomicron VPI-5482 genome harbors these coding sequences:
- a CDS encoding nucleobase:cation symporter-2 family protein codes for MKTDLIYGVEDRPPFKDALFAALQHLLAIFVAIITPPLIIASALKLDVEKTSFLVSMSLFASGVSTFIQCRRIGPIGAKLLCIQGTSFSFIGPIIATGLVGGLPLIFGSCIAAAPIEMVVSRTFKYLRNIITPLVSGIVVLLIGLSLIKVGIVSCGGGYSAMDDGSFGSWENLSIAALVLLSVLFFNRCKNKYLRMSSIVFGLCLGYGLAFALGKVNMSALNVEMLMSFNIPQPFKYGIDFNISSFIAIGLVYLITAIEATGDVTANSMISGLPIEGDSYLKRVSGGVMADGFNSLLAGIFNSFPNSIFAQNNGIIQLTGVASRYVGYYIAAMLVLLGLFPIVGAIFSLMPDPVLGGATLLMFGTVAAAGIRIVSSQEIGRKETLVLAVSLSLGLGVELMPDVLKQAPEAIRSIFSSGITTGGLTAIVANMVIRVK; via the coding sequence ATGAAAACAGATTTGATCTATGGCGTAGAAGACCGCCCCCCATTTAAAGATGCCCTGTTTGCTGCCTTGCAACATCTGCTGGCTATCTTTGTAGCCATCATTACACCTCCTCTTATCATTGCGAGCGCACTGAAGCTGGATGTTGAAAAAACAAGCTTTCTGGTATCTATGTCCCTTTTTGCTTCGGGGGTATCTACGTTTATACAATGCCGTCGTATCGGTCCGATAGGAGCGAAGCTGCTCTGCATCCAAGGTACCAGCTTCTCCTTTATCGGTCCTATCATAGCGACCGGATTAGTAGGCGGACTTCCGCTGATATTCGGCTCCTGTATAGCTGCCGCACCTATTGAAATGGTCGTCAGCCGTACCTTCAAGTATCTTCGTAATATCATCACCCCGCTAGTGTCCGGCATTGTCGTACTACTGATCGGATTGAGTCTGATCAAAGTCGGTATCGTTTCCTGTGGCGGCGGATATAGTGCGATGGACGACGGCTCCTTCGGTTCGTGGGAAAATCTGTCCATTGCGGCACTCGTACTGTTGAGCGTCTTGTTTTTCAATCGCTGCAAAAACAAATACCTGCGCATGAGTTCCATCGTGTTCGGTCTTTGCCTGGGTTATGGACTGGCTTTCGCCCTGGGAAAAGTAAATATGAGCGCACTAAATGTCGAGATGCTGATGAGTTTCAACATCCCGCAACCTTTCAAATACGGTATTGATTTTAATATCTCTTCATTTATTGCCATTGGCTTGGTCTATCTGATCACCGCCATTGAAGCCACAGGAGATGTGACAGCCAACTCTATGATTTCCGGACTTCCGATTGAAGGTGATTCTTATCTGAAACGTGTTTCCGGCGGTGTGATGGCAGATGGCTTCAACTCTCTTTTAGCAGGTATATTCAACTCCTTCCCGAACTCCATCTTCGCACAGAATAACGGTATCATCCAATTAACAGGAGTTGCCAGCCGCTATGTAGGCTATTATATTGCCGCTATGCTCGTTCTGCTGGGATTATTCCCCATTGTAGGAGCTATATTCTCTCTGATGCCCGATCCGGTACTGGGAGGCGCCACCTTATTAATGTTCGGTACAGTAGCGGCAGCAGGTATCCGCATCGTTTCCTCACAGGAAATAGGCCGCAAAGAAACCTTAGTCTTAGCAGTCAGCCTATCTTTAGGTTTGGGTGTGGAACTAATGCCGGACGTATTAAAACAAGCTCCAGAGGCAATTCGAAGTATTTTCTCTTCAGGAATCACCACCGGAGGTTTAACTGCAATTGTTGCTAATATGGTAATTAGAGTGAAGTAA
- a CDS encoding DUF5020 family protein translates to MKKIISALFLCMLLSAVPELQAQNIQLHYDFGRSLYDKDLKGRPLLTSTVEKFHPDNWGSTYFFIDMDYTSEGVASAYWEIARELKFWKGPFSAHLEYNGGLAKGFSYNNAYLAGATYTYNNASFSRGFTLTAMYKYIQKHPSPNNFQLTGTWYMNFCKDLLTFSGFADWWREETKYGKTIFLSEPQFWVNLNRIKGVNKNFNLSVGSEVELSNNFGGRDGFYVIPTLALKWTLN, encoded by the coding sequence ATGAAAAAGATCATTTCTGCTCTTTTCCTATGTATGCTGCTTTCTGCCGTACCGGAATTGCAGGCACAAAACATTCAGTTACATTATGATTTCGGACGTTCCCTGTATGATAAAGACTTGAAAGGACGCCCGCTGTTGACCTCCACTGTCGAGAAGTTCCATCCCGACAACTGGGGAAGTACCTACTTCTTTATCGATATGGACTATACGTCCGAAGGGGTCGCTTCCGCTTACTGGGAGATAGCCCGTGAACTGAAATTCTGGAAAGGTCCTTTCTCCGCCCATCTCGAATACAATGGCGGACTGGCGAAAGGATTCTCCTACAACAACGCTTACCTGGCGGGAGCCACCTATACCTATAATAACGCTTCTTTCTCCAGAGGCTTCACATTGACAGCGATGTACAAATATATACAGAAGCACCCATCCCCGAATAACTTCCAGTTGACAGGAACATGGTACATGAACTTTTGCAAGGATTTGCTCACCTTCTCCGGTTTTGCCGACTGGTGGCGTGAAGAAACCAAGTATGGAAAAACCATCTTCCTCTCCGAACCGCAATTTTGGGTAAACCTGAACCGCATCAAGGGAGTGAATAAAAACTTTAACCTGAGTGTCGGTTCCGAAGTGGAACTGAGCAATAATTTCGGTGGTCGTGACGGCTTCTATGTAATTCCGACACTGGCTTTGAAGTGGACGCTGAACTAA
- a CDS encoding KamA family radical SAM protein, with translation MKQKKMLVLTFSQLKQIYTQEMPELVEMAAVSPTVEDFKAGLLKHLDSCGMVNEVAEEAREQIRLLLQYDGQDVHELSTGQDISVQTIRLLYQFLTEKLENIEMPTDLFVELFQLFKRLQGENVPSPSPQRIKSRNDRWDTGLDEEVREMRDENKERMLHLLIQKIENRKSKPSVRFHFEEGMSYEEKYQLVSKWWGDFRFHLSMAVKSPAELNRFLGNSLSSETMYLLNRARKKGMPFFATPYYLSLLNVTGYGYNDEAIRSYILYSPRLVETYGNIRAWEKEDIVEAGKPNAAGWLLPDGHNIHRRYPEVAILIPDTMGRACGGLCASCQRMYDFQSERLNFEFETLRPKESWDSKLRRLMTYFEQDTQLRDILITGGDALMSQNKTLKNILEAVYRMAVRKQRANLERPEGEKYAELQRVRLGSRLLAYLPMRINDELVDILREFKEKASAVGVKQFIIQTHFQTPLEVTPEAKEAIRKILSAGWIITNQLVYTVAASRRGHTTRLRQVLNSLGVVCYYTFSVKGFNENYAVFAPNSRSMQEQQEEKIYGQMTPEQAEELYKILETKVSAGINEEKTKEDADTAKQIRRFMRKHHLPFLATDRSVLNLPAIGKSMTFQLVGLTEEGKRILRFEHDGTRHHSPIIDQMGQIYIVENKSLAAYLRQLSKMGEDPEDYASIWSYTKGETEPRFSLYEYPDFPFRITDKMSNLEINNRY, from the coding sequence ATGAAACAAAAGAAAATGCTTGTACTTACTTTTTCGCAGTTGAAACAAATATACACGCAGGAGATGCCGGAGTTGGTAGAGATGGCGGCGGTGAGTCCGACAGTGGAGGACTTTAAGGCTGGTCTGCTAAAACATCTGGATAGTTGCGGGATGGTTAATGAGGTTGCGGAGGAGGCAAGGGAGCAAATTCGACTCTTACTCCAGTATGATGGACAGGATGTTCATGAACTGTCTACGGGACAGGATATTTCGGTACAGACGATACGGTTGCTTTATCAGTTTCTGACGGAGAAGTTGGAGAATATAGAGATGCCGACGGATTTGTTTGTAGAATTGTTCCAGTTGTTCAAACGTTTGCAGGGGGAAAATGTTCCTTCGCCGTCTCCGCAGCGCATCAAGAGCCGGAATGACCGGTGGGATACCGGATTGGATGAGGAAGTGCGGGAGATGCGGGATGAGAATAAGGAACGGATGCTGCATCTGTTGATTCAGAAGATTGAGAACCGGAAGTCGAAGCCTTCGGTACGGTTCCATTTTGAGGAAGGGATGAGTTATGAGGAGAAGTATCAGTTGGTAAGCAAATGGTGGGGAGATTTCCGCTTTCATTTGTCGATGGCTGTGAAAAGTCCGGCTGAGTTGAATCGCTTTTTAGGAAATTCACTTTCGTCGGAGACGATGTATTTGTTGAATCGGGCACGTAAAAAGGGAATGCCGTTCTTTGCTACGCCTTATTATTTGTCGTTGCTGAATGTGACGGGGTATGGGTATAATGATGAAGCGATTCGGAGTTATATACTTTATTCGCCACGATTAGTGGAGACGTATGGCAATATTCGTGCATGGGAGAAGGAAGATATTGTGGAGGCAGGAAAGCCGAATGCTGCCGGATGGCTCTTGCCGGACGGACATAATATTCACCGACGGTATCCGGAGGTGGCTATCCTTATTCCTGATACGATGGGACGGGCTTGTGGAGGGCTTTGTGCATCTTGCCAGCGTATGTATGACTTTCAGAGTGAACGGCTGAATTTTGAATTTGAGACGTTACGACCGAAGGAGTCGTGGGACAGTAAGTTGCGACGGTTGATGACCTATTTTGAACAGGATACGCAGTTACGCGATATTCTGATTACGGGAGGCGATGCGCTGATGAGTCAGAATAAGACGTTGAAGAATATATTAGAAGCGGTGTATCGTATGGCGGTACGCAAACAAAGGGCGAATCTTGAACGTCCGGAAGGTGAGAAATATGCGGAATTGCAACGGGTGAGACTGGGTTCTCGTTTATTGGCTTATTTGCCGATGCGTATTAATGACGAGTTGGTTGACATTTTGCGGGAGTTTAAGGAAAAGGCTTCGGCTGTTGGCGTCAAGCAGTTTATCATTCAGACTCATTTTCAGACACCGCTGGAGGTTACCCCCGAGGCTAAAGAAGCAATTCGGAAGATTCTTTCTGCCGGATGGATTATTACGAACCAGTTGGTATATACGGTGGCTGCCTCACGCAGAGGACATACTACGCGGCTTCGCCAGGTACTCAATTCACTGGGAGTGGTATGTTATTATACGTTCTCGGTGAAGGGATTTAATGAGAATTATGCGGTGTTTGCCCCCAACAGTCGCTCAATGCAGGAACAGCAGGAAGAGAAAATTTACGGACAGATGACTCCGGAACAGGCGGAAGAATTGTATAAGATACTGGAGACCAAAGTCAGTGCAGGTATAAATGAAGAAAAAACGAAAGAAGATGCTGACACCGCCAAACAAATAAGACGGTTCATGAGAAAGCATCATCTGCCTTTCCTTGCTACCGACCGCAGTGTACTGAATCTGCCTGCTATCGGCAAGAGTATGACTTTCCAATTGGTAGGATTGACTGAGGAAGGCAAACGAATTCTTCGCTTCGAACATGACGGTACCCGTCACCATAGCCCTATTATCGATCAGATGGGACAAATCTATATCGTAGAGAATAAATCACTGGCAGCTTATCTACGCCAACTCAGCAAGATGGGGGAAGACCCGGAAGACTACGCTTCTATCTGGAGCTATACAAAAGGGGAAACCGAACCTCGTTTCAGCCTCTACGAGTATCCAGATTTCCCCTTTCGGATTACAGATAAAATGAGTAATTTAGAAATAAATAATAGGTATTAG